The following proteins are co-located in the Silene latifolia isolate original U9 population chromosome 1, ASM4854445v1, whole genome shotgun sequence genome:
- the LOC141657758 gene encoding uncharacterized protein LOC141657758, which produces MEFPLGGFEVILGMDWLGKYKAFIDCYQKKISLRGPKGVRVTYKGYVIKPKVKFISVNTLKSSLRKGDQLILCQMWDRESETPRISDIPVVRDFEGVFPEEIPGLPPKRGVDFSIDLKPGAGPISKPPYRMGPKEMEELKK; this is translated from the coding sequence ATGGAGTTCCCATTGGGTGGGTTCGAGGTGATtttagggatggattggttgggaaagtacaaagctttcATTGACTGTTACCAAAAGAAGATATCTCTGAGAGGACCTAAGGGAGTCAGGGTAACCTACAAGGGATACGtgatcaaacccaaagtcaaatttATCTCTGTAAACACCCTAAAATCGAGTCTGAGGAAGGGAGACCAGTTGATCTTGTGTCAGATGTGGGATAGAGAGTCTGAGACCCCTAGGATTTCTGACATACCTGTGGTGAGAGACTTTGAGGGGGTATTTCCGGAAGAGATCCCTGGGCTACCACCTAAGCGCGGCGTGGACTTCTCCATTGATCTAAAGCCGGGAGCTGGACCTATTTCTAAaccaccgtaccgtatgggaccAAAAGAGATGGAAGAATTAAAGAAATAA